Below is a genomic region from Medicago truncatula cultivar Jemalong A17 chromosome 3, MtrunA17r5.0-ANR, whole genome shotgun sequence.
ACTCCTCAAATAAATACTTTTGGTCTAACAACAACCCATGCCTAACCTCTTCTCTCACCACTACTCCCCTCCCTATAACCATGCTGATGAGTCTAACTAACTTCCCAATTCAGCAATGTAACTAATTTCCCCCCACCCACAGCCCtccttttttttgttgcttattGAGTATAGATCTTCCAGATCATGAGCCTTCTGGGGTTCATGTCCAATAATTAGGCCCAAATTGCCAAACTGGGGAGTCTTCATAAACTCATGGAATCTCCATAGACTCCAATCATAAAATTGTATGAGTTTGCTTAATATAAAAAGtgatgtttaaaaaataaatcaaagcaTCTAAACACAGTTCAATACTACGTGCTTAGAAAACATTCAAAATGCTaagttgttaataaaaaaaacacaataacaaTTTAAGACCCATGACAGCAAAGATGAAAACAACACAGCTCCTCAAAGAAAGACTTCCTTTATCTAAAAACAACTAAATGACTAATCTCCTCTCTCACTACTACTCTACCTCAGAACCACATTGTTTGACCAAAATAAACCAGGCCAACTATAGCCTTCATAGTTTGTTTCTCCAACATTTGATTCATCTCTTGTGGCCGAGGCTGTTTTCTAACGAAGCAAATTTAGTTTCCAATGATCCAAATCTATCCGCCATCTTTGCTTTGATGCGCGTGAAATTTTAAAGTGAAATGAAAGCGTAAGGCTTATCATCAATAGTGGCATgaaaagacattttgaaagcaTCAGATTGGACCCATATTTGGCAGGTCCGACCAATTGATGGAACACTCAAAATAGGAATTGATGCAAGACTGTTAcataaacaaaaggaaaatctACGCTCTTACAAGAGAATACCAAATCCTCCGCTTCTAAGATAATTACTCTATGACTAACCTCCTCTCCTTATAATCATGGTCTTTCTAAGGCTCACGTCCAGTCCACGCTTTGTTCAATTCCACTGCTTACATCATGTAAAAGCACAAAACTTAAATCATTCGCTGAGGTAGTGGAGCATTGTGCAATGTCTACTGCATGCTCTGTGATAATTTGGTTGTGTGGTCTTCCCGCTGTTTCTCAAGCAAAGCCAACTTCACTGACACCGACAACAGAAGCGTCATACAAATTGCAACAAGGTTTACCGTAAATAGTGCAGGTCAATTGTCACTCTATCAAGGAATCGTGTAACCAAGGAATTATCACTCTATCTCATGTCTTGACATTTGTTTAGACTACAGATTGATGTCATCTTCACCAAATCTTTGACATGTCAGTGTCATGTTTTCCTAGTTAGAAGAATGATGTCTATAGACTTACTAGCATCAATTTGAGGAGAGATGTCAATGGAATTTATTGGCAAATTCTCTGGTTGTTTAAAACGTAAACTTGTAAACATTGATCAGCTAGCTATTTAAAGCCAGCAAAGTTTGTATGCGACTGTTTAGCTAATTTACGGTCTAGTATATAAGCACATCGAATAATATTTGAATGAGAATTCTCCTGCAGGAGAAAAAGACCACAAAGCTTGCCTGCACTTTTGTGAGCTTAAAGTAATTCAAAATAGTCAGTTCTTAGGGAATgtttgaattggcttattttagtttatctactggcataagtTTTGTTGCGAGACTGTTTGGGAGGACTTACGAAAACAATTTCTGACATtggtcataagttgttttcagcttaacAGCTTATGTTCATAAGTTCTCCTGtacagcttatgaaaacaacttatagcttatatttaacttaattttatcttttttctggAGAAATAGCTTATAGATAACTTATATCTTGCGAGAGATTGTCGTACCTCGTAAATATAGGAATTCTTTACCGATTTTCAAGTCGAACAACAAAACAAGGAAATCAACAATTAACAAATCAAATGAGCAATAAAGTAAGTACCTCCACTCTCCTTCGTCATAAGGAGAATAATCAATATCTTCTTTTCTAACGCAATTGAACATCAAACCAGCAAGAGAAGCAAAAATTCCTTCGAAAACAACAATCAAAAGCACAATCAGTGAATTGAAACCCTAAAAGTCTAAAACtaaaagatagagaaaaagagagagacgTGAAACTCACCAGGAAGGTAGTGAAGGAAAGGAACGGTGGTGGAGCTACATACGACGGCGTCGAGCCAGATCCACCAGCCGGCACCGAAAACTGCTCCGGCGACGCCAGGACCGAAAATCGCCCATAGTTCGATTAAGTCCATTTTCGGTTCTACGTTACACGTAAACTCAAGCAACAGAAGAGGTAACTCGCGTGTCCTAGATATTCTACTCTACTTCTTTTACCTAACTAGATCAAGGTTAAGGAACACACATTTTATGTTTTAGAGTTTTGATTGAGAAATCGAGTGAATCATTAACTTGTCTTCTGAATTTGCAAGCAAGGGTCAAAATTGTCCTcaaattttgcgaaatatcaattTCGTCCTTGAAATTCTCTCACGTCCATCCCTCGTCAAAAGATCcattagggtccgtttggttcgagagttttggaggggaggggagggaaggggaggggggatttttaatttgaagtgtttggttcaatttttagaagggaagggaaggggagcaaatctctttaaaattttattgcattgccataattatccttaaattaatttcaaatctcaatattaaccttgtaacaacttttattattattagattatattatttttgtaacaatcttattattattattaggttatcttattcttgtaacaattattattattattttgttatattttccttgtaacaatttttattattatataatctacCACTCTTATTTGTTAGATGTACAAACTGCTCTTACTACTACTTTGTTGTTGTCAACGACTGCTTGAGACTTCCTCCAAAGTGAATTGTGAGTAATTTCATCATCTCATTGTCTATATCGTAGTATTATTAATTACATCGTTATTGATTCGCTACTTTATTATCCTTGTTTAATCGTTATCGTTGTTGGAACtttattgtttaaattgttGCTTTATCCTTACGGTGGCTTGTTTGTTtcatagtgtttttttttcttatggtaTTGATCCATTCATTTGagagtattgtttttttttcacttaTAAAATCGttgaagtctttttttttttgatgaaatcgttgaagttttattattattattattttattttaattcaacttattatacttgttgttgcttgttttttttttcacagtTAATTCACCTATCCATGTCTTGTTGTGTAAAATCTTgaccagaattttttttcactacACAACCTTACTATTATCGGATTAGCTGAATATAACTCGTAATCattgaatcaaattgaaaatgaaattcactaaaaacgcacatagttttaaaaaaataaaataatttaccaTGAGAAcagaaatatacaaataaaattttgcataaaatagcTACAGCCTACAGGCAAACGAACAGTAAAAACTCAGGACATGTTTACATTTCACATGTTCCCACTTAAAACCTCTCTCAAGCATGCTGATGCTGGCTATTGAACTTGTTCCTGTTGGCACACTACATTATCCATCCTCAAAGCTgtgcattatttttattgatactTATTGTTGTTGGAGTATCAGATACAGCTTATATAAAATGCAAATCTTCACTTCTAGCTAAAATAGGATAATCACAACCTAGTAGTGTTTTTTTTCACTGTTAATTCACCGATCCTACATGTCTTGTTGTGTAAAATCTTGGCTTTATTTTTCTGTACATTAATCTATAtgctttgtttcattttttttatcttccatatatctatacattaatcatgattttttttttcttttttacgttctgcttttctttctatatgctttgtttcatttttttttcttccatatattGATCATGGCCtcgtttatatataaatatgtttgttgTAGTTTATTACATGTCTATATGTAATTGTAGTATAAGAGTTATATAAtctagaaattaattttatgcgATTAGATGGATCATCAAGATCAGGAAATTGCTATCAATAGATGGTTTGATTTGCGCCGAAGAGCTATAGCTCAGCTTATGTGTGCTATCAATAGATGGTTTGATTTGGAGAGCTTTGATGCTCCTGATTATGACTTTACTTTACCTGAAACACAATCATATGATCCTTCAACCATGGCAAGTGGTGGAAAAAGGAAGAGATTGAAAGTGGCTAAGAATAAAGAGACATACAATGATATTATTGAACTTAAAGAGTCAATGAAAGTGGTTGCAGAGGCACTCAGAGAAGGAAATGCTGCAATACGGGAAGGAAATGAAATAACGAGAGAACGTCATAAACACGAGTTGCCTCCAATTTCAGGAGAAGAGACTTGGAATTTATTAGAGGAGTGTGGATGTGACCCAAATTCATTGCCTAAGATATATCGTGTTGTCATGAAAGATGTAGACATACTTAGAATGATTCTTCAGTGTCCACCCAAAGCACGCAAAGCAGTCATAATGGAAACTGTCTTTGGTTCTTCTGATTGATCATACTATGATGgtgttatgatgtttatgagtttttttagggagactgttttgttatgatgtttatcattattttttttaaggagaaatagTTAACAGTAGTCATAGTCACTTTCATGTGTCTTATTTGTTCATATGCAacaaatttcatttatcttacaattgttaattaataagcactatccatgattttgaaaattcttatgTCATATATTTAAGAGCTATGCTATTTTTTACGAAAGTAATTGGAAAAAAATGCAAGGATTACAAAGAAttgctcttataaaaaaaatattacaaagaaTTGCTCCGATaaaaaaaggcaaaaaaaaaaaaaaacaatatgatgCTTGGAGCAAAATACATGAGCCAGTTTAAGATAAAATAGCGGCTTAGATGTGTGCTTGTCTTTGTCAGTTTATGAAATCGTAAAAACAaacagtttcttttatttaattaagtttaagggtaaaacggtaaaatactgttaaaatccctcccctccccttgtgaaccaaacacacttttaattaaaaatatctccCCTCCACTCCCCTCCgtaaaaatccctcccctcccctcccctcctaattctcgaaccaaacggactCTTAGTGATGCTGAGCTGGCTCCCTGCATGTTGTGTTGTCATATACACGTGTCAAAAAGAAAGTCACGTACATGTCACCTTCATCGCCTTCtcctctccaaaatcatcatcatcgccGGCGATCAAcgatgaatttttgaagaacGAAACGGTCTTTGATTAAGGTAAGTCTCACGTCCATCTTACCTTCTGCTCTTTTGTTCTGGTTGGTTACTATATTTGATAGTGGTGGAAATACATAAAATGTTGATGCAGCAAATGGTGGAAATGTTGTAAATGTTGATGTTGCAAATGGTGGAAATGTTGATGCTGCAAATGTTGCAAAGATCAAGTTGTGTTTTCTGcgttttgtattttgttttacaaAGCTTGTCTTTCAAGGACCAAACTGATAGTTAGttatataattcaaggactgatttgatcttttttaaCATAAACTTGGGATTGATTTGATGGATAGCCATAAAATTTAAGGACTaatctgatgtaaatattttgACAGAAAGGTTTCATGAagattcatcttcaacctcttttcattacaacattacacaCGTCTAGTACAATTCAGAAGCATGTTCACAAACTCAAACAAGCAAACCATGACTGTTAAAAACTCAATCAACCTACGCTCAATTCCTAAAGTATCAACTTTGTCCATCAATCTCGCCCTCCAAACAACTTCATTCTCACTTTCCTTTGACTTGAACGTGAAGATCgattaataaacatttttttgccCATACACTCACCCCCATCATTTCGGATTCAATTACAACAGTTTTGTTTGAAGGAATTTCGGGGATTTTTTGATTTcagattcaataaaaaaattaggattttaGGTTATTTTAATTGGGGAAGAATGTTACCACTAATTATTGGAagattttttggaaattttggaGTGTGGATTAAATATTGTATAATTATGGTTCCTATTTTATacatttggggaagaaatagtCATTGGGGAAGAGAGACGTTGGTGAATATGATATTCTTACATTTTCTGCAAATCagtcaaattagtccttgaaaATGTTGGTTACAATCGGCCATATTAACCACTGCTTGTGTGGCGTCTGACATGGCAGTCCATGTGAGAGGTTAACGACCATATCAGCTCCGTTAACACCCCAGTTAATTGgaagactaaattgattgacattttacaaattcagggacgaaattgatattttgcaaaatttagGGACGATTTTGGTTGATGCTTGCAAATTTAGGgacgaagttgatgattcactcttaagaaatctaaattttattttgaaaatataaaatattattttttatcaagtaatgattactcaatttttttattaaaacttatTAGTTTTGGATGTTTAACTATTGTCCTTggtgtgtcaaaaaaaaatcattgtccTTAGGGCACTAGTTAATAATCTTCTATGTTTTAACACAAATTTTCAAACTCTTACCGAATCAAATAAAGTAGGTTGAAAAAtgtgtgtttcttgcattttaataaTAACGAATGAAAACTAATTGCGTCttgttaactattatttttcGTGAGCTTAGGTgagttgataaggacaatgtATGACATATGCTAGTTTCAGGGTTTGaaactaaaaacttaaaaaactattgcttccaatatttatttattttttgacaaactcAAGATtctagttaaaaaaatttaaatcaaaaaattatttttaaaaaaataaaatacttccaattttcaaacacaaaatatgaaaatatttattttaaggttCTCCCAAAGATCATCAATAACTCATCAAATTGTACACGAGCCGACTTTACAATTCcgttttaaaaataactttttttttaaggaaggaaaATTATACCATGCATTATTCCATTATTCTATTTTCTCTTTAATGgattttttagtaattttttatttttgcattggATAGTATGAGTCAGATACATATTGAGTGGACACACAGTAGATAGCAGGTAAGTTGCACGCTTTCACCTTCAGCATCATGCTTGCCACGTGTCTATCATTATGTGGCACACGCTACATAGCGTGTGCCGTCACAACACCGTATAGAATACTCCGCTTATAAAAATATCTACCTCCCTATAACAGCCTGCAAAAAACgcaaactttctctctcttctctttctcgctcttctcactctctctcgtacgtttttaatttttacaattttatttttcatttaatttctctttctttctttgtagcCCCCATCGTGAAAACGAAATCGAACTACacgaaacaaaaacaataataataactcaTCTAAGAAAACGGATccgaaagaaagaaaaaacaataactgAAAACCCTAACCCTAGAAAAAAACGGGGCTTATCCTCTTCTTCCCAAAACCGAATCCAACAATTTCGAttccctttctctctccaaattaGGGTTTTCAATTTCTATAATGGAATGCTTTCGTTCATCTGCATCTTCTTATTGCCGGCGCCGATGACCGGAACCGGAGAACGATGCCACCGCCGCAACAACATGACGGAGCAAAAATCATCTGCCTGTCCGGCCGCCGCTCCGGCGGGAATCTCCACCGCTGATTTGGAGATTGATTACTTCTCGCAGGCGAGGAAAGTGCTGAGCGAGCGTTCACCGTTTGATGTTATCGAGGAACCGTCGACTTCTGCGGCGGTGGAGGTTACACTGCCGAGTGGTTTAGCGAGTTTGTTGAACCGTAACGGGGATAATAAGAAGCGTCAGAAGAAGTTGAATtccggtggtggtggtgataagaagaagaagaaatcgtCGAGGGCGAATGAGAAACGTGGTTTTAATGTTTGGGTTGAGACGGAGGAGTATTTTAGGGACTTGAATTTGAATGATATTGATACGTTATTGCAGGCTTATACTACGACATATAGTTTAGTTTCGAACGAGTGTTTTAAAATTCCGCATTTGGATAATGGTTCTAGGTTTAGTGTAGTCAGTAGTGAGAATGAGAAGAAGATTTTTCCATTGTTGAATGTAGTTTCTAATGAGAATGAGAATGCGGATGAGAAGAATGATGTCGAAGAAGTTAATAATGAGAATGAGAATGGTTGCTTGGTAATTGAGTTAAGTGACGTTGTTGAATTGGAAAGAGCTTTGCCGAATAACGATGACAAGAATTATGATGATTCTGAGAATTCTGTTGGTTTAGAGTGGTTTTTAGGTAGCAGGGATAAGGTATTTTTAGCTTCTGAGCGCCCATCGAAGAAAAGGAAACTTTTAGGTGGTGATGCCGGGTTGGAGAAAGTTAAAATGAATAGTCCAAGGGACGGGGACCAACCTTATTGTCATTATTGTGGCAGGGGAGATTCGGACACTGATTCAAATCGGTTAGTAGTATGCGCTTCTTGTAAAGTTGCGGTTCATAGGAAGTGTTATGGTGTGCAAGATGATGTAGATGATTCATGGTTGTGCTCTTGGTGTTCGAAGCAAAAGGGTGATGTTGATGACTCGGTGAATCCTTGTGTTCTTTGCTCAAAGAAGGGTGGCGCTTTAAAACCGGTTTATAGTGCTGTTGATGGTGTCGGGTCTTCGCCGTTTGTGCACCTTTATTGTTGTCTGTGGATGCCAGAGGTTTATATTGAAGATTTGAAGAAGATGGAGCCTGTTATGAATGTCGGAGGGATCAAGGAAAACAGAAGAAAATTGATGTGTAATATTTGCAAATTGAGATGTGGTGCATGTGTTCAGTGTACTCATGGTATGTTTTGTCGTCTTGTATTAAGCAATTTTCATTTATCTAGCGAGCATTTTAGTGTCTCAAAGCTATAGCTTATTGTGCATCTGTTAGGACTCTGATCGGATTTGTTCAACACTTTTTAGTTTTGACTTTTGACTCACATAATCCTGTATATTTGTCTATTGTAATTTGATTGTTGGTTCACATTTTTCTTGCTTGTGGTAATATCGAGAGTTGGCTTACTTTGTTCAAAGATGATTTTGTGTCTTAGGCTTAGTGCAGTGGATGAAAATAAGTTCAGTTTCTACACTAATTAATTGCAATCTTTACTACTATACAATTTCCAATTTCACGTTATCTTGGTGCAGACTATGTATTTTTACATCTTGGCGGCATATCTGCTCTAAAATCGGCTATTCATTAATTACATGCTTCCACATGTATAATTCTGTGCTGGTCAAAGTGTTATAATATCATCCGATTGATAAAAACGCTAAGAATTATTTTGTCTGTCTAAAGTTGAAGAACATTAGTTATTCTGCCTGATCTATTCTAGTGATAACTGTTAAAATACTAATTTCGTTATACATTAGAGTTGTATTATACAATATGTTGCGCACTTCAAGAGTGCAAGTGTTTGGAGACTTTTCACGTTCCTTTTGCAAAGAAAAGGAAACTTTATGTGCaccaaattatgttttttttttttatttcataattgTACCAGACTACCTGTCCCAAAAAACTGTGTAATTAATCAAATTGAGGGTTAacttctttctatttttcttattgCAGTTTCATACAATTCAATTTTGAAGTGAATATCCCAgtcctttattttttcaatcttGTACTGAATATTGACAGTAGTATCTAATCTGGACAATCGACTTGTAGTTTATGCCTATTCATTGATTGGAAAATGCTACACATGACCTTGAAGCATCTAATCTGGACCATTGACTTGATTATTCCTATTCATTGATTGAAAAATGCAAATCATGGAGTGACTATGTAGCTTACGAGTTTCAACTGGATTAGATGTTGTTGGAGTTGTTTGACTTGTTGATTATTCATATTCATTGAtttaaaaatccaaatcatggaGTGACTGTGTAGCATATGCAGAGTTTAAATTGGATTAGATGTTGTTGGAGTTGTTTGACTTGTTGATTATTCctactcatttatttaaaaatgcaAATCTTGGAGTGACTATGTAGCATAATCAGAGTTTAAATTAGATTagatgttattgttgttttcttcaGGTGTCTTCTAGGTCTGTTTCTTGCCGGcgtgtaatatatatatatatatatttgtaaattTTTGCATTTTGAATCATCTTTGGATGAACAAGGATATTTATGGCTTTTTTTTAGCATGTGCAGCGTATTCTTTTTGTCAATGAACCTCGAGTTTAAAAGGCAGGCATTGTAGAATTTGCAATGTGTCTGTTTGATGACAAATTGTGAAGACTGTGTGTTAGGATAGCATTACTTGTCGTTTTTGCATTTGCTGATGAGTAAGTGTAAGGATGGATTGATTTTGGTATTGAACATGTGGCAACCTCCCATCTTTGCATTTTTgataaaatctattttaaaaattactaaagatatgATATACTAAATCAACTCATGGGACCTAACTAAATGCTATTCTTGTAAGTAGGCTGTTTTGGcctttaaaatgattatgttaaCTACCACAGACAGTTGCTTCATAGGTAGATCTTTGATCTATTGAGATGTTGCATTTGGATTCAGTCTTTCATGTAGGATTTTCCGAGCAGTGAATATTAGCATAcatacttcttttttttcttttcattttttatgaagtgtCATGTTTGATCAAGGTTCCGTGGTTTGTGCACTTCAGCCGTTGTCTCCTACCTTGTTTCTAATGTTAGTATGAGTATCTCAGTGTTCTTCTTTTGATCTGGTGTGTAACTTGTTGGTGCTAGTTGACATTCATAATCATAACTATCTTATGCTCTTCAAATTGTTTTAGCTCATAACTTTTTCCTTCTATATGGTCTTTTCAGGATCCTGCAGAACTCCTTTCCATCCTTTATGTGCAAGGGAAGCTAGACATAGAATGGAGGTTTGGGCAAAGTACGGCAATGATAATGTGAGTTCTTTGTAATTTTCAGAACTAAATCTTCCTGTCTCCTTTCCAGTAAACAAGGAGACAACAAATCAAGCAAGTTGTTGATTATCAATATTGGATTAGTTTATAATCTGCCAATAGTAAAtagtccctttttttttttctccaagtTACAGTTTTGTCACAAGAGTTGATTATCGTGTACCTTTGTATGTTATACTTTGTCAGATTGAATTGCGGGCTTTTTGCTCGAAACACTCAGATCTACAAGAGAACAGAAGCATCTTGCCTTTGGGAGGCTCTATTCCAGTTGGCAGTGAATTTTCAGAAGCTAATGACCTTCCAGTGAAAAGTGAACACAGTATAAAAATTGGTTTCGGCAATGGAGTGTTAGAGTCTGATGGTAATTCTGACAAGTTGAACCATAATGATGAACCTCCGAATGGAGGATTGTCTGTCGGTACGATTAGCGCACAAAATATGTTGGTATGTGGCGCTGCGCAACCACATAATATGGGTGTGGCAGGGAGAACCAATGAGAAGGTTGATAGCTCTAATTCCCCCAGTTTTGCACTTGTTTTGAGAAAGGTATTCTGCACATCATTAACATACACTGTTTACAGTGAAACTATAATTTTGtagacaattgttttttttccttctttttccaTGCTTATTCTAAGCTGACATTCACTTTTTGCCAGTTGATAGAGAAAGGGAAAGTTGATGTAAAAGATGTTGCATTGGAGACTGGCATTTCCCCAGATACATTAACTGCAAATATCAATGTAATGCTCGAAATTTATCATGCCTACTTTGTGAAAAATGATTAtttgaacaaaattaattttatttttatgctttaaaCATTATACTTGCAGGAAGCTCATATGGCCCATGATGTGCAACACAAAATAGTCAATTGGTTAAAAGCCCATGTGTATACTGGTGCATTTCAAAAATCGGCTATTGTATCCATGGATGAAAGTGGAGCTTCAGCTGGTTCTGATACTTCACCGTTATCTGATTCAGGCTTGCTCGATCCTGTTGCTGTTAATGTTAAGTCTGTACCACCAAGGAGAAGAACTATCAATAACATTAGGATTTTGAAGGACAATAAAGTGATATGTTCATCTGAGGGGGTTACTACTAGTGACGGTGGGGGGTCAATTGAAAAGTCCTTGGTTTGTCAGCCTGAGTGTGAAAATCCAGGAAGTTCTAACAAAGCATCAGTTCCCGATGCCACTGACATGGTAATTTTATGACCTGGTCTATTTGGGTTGGAAAacatttttaagttttatttccCGACTACGTTAGCCTTGCTATGCATAGCCGGTCCCAAGCTCTGATAAAAGGAGAGAGTTGTGTTAGGCAGTCGACAGCCAACGTATAACATGGATCGATAcataataatgttttttgtaTTTCCTGTTTTTACTAACCACTCATAGTTCCAATCATGCTCTGTccttttcattttgtttcaaGATTTCCAATATTTGTAATGTAGTAAGGTAAAAAACCCTGacatatttgaaattatttgt
It encodes:
- the LOC11412638 gene encoding uncharacterized protein isoform X4; translation: MLSFICIFLLPAPMTGTGERCHRRNNMTEQKSSACPAAAPAGISTADLEIDYFSQARKVLSERSPFDVIEEPSTSAAVEVTLPSGLASLLNRNGDNKKRQKKLNSGGGGDKKKKKSSRANEKRGFNVWVETEEYFRDLNLNDIDTLLQAYTTTYSLVSNECFKIPHLDNGSRFSVVSSENEKKIFPLLNVVSNENENADEKNDVEEVNNENENGCLVIELSDVVELERALPNNDDKNYDDSENSVGLEWFLGSRDKVFLASERPSKKRKLLGGDAGLEKVKMNSPRDGDQPYCHYCGRGDSDTDSNRLVVCASCKVAVHRKCYGVQDDVDDSWLCSWCSKQKGDVDDSVNPCVLCSKKGGALKPVYSAVDGVGSSPFVHLYCCLWMPEVYIEDLKKMEPVMNVGGIKENRRKLMCNICKLRCGACVQCTHGSCRTPFHPLCAREARHRMEVWAKYGNDNIELRAFCSKHSDLQENRSILPLGGSIPVGSEFSEANDLPVKSEHSIKIGFGNGVLESDGNSDKLNHNDEPPNGGLSVGTISAQNMLVCGAAQPHNMGVAGRTNEKVDSSNSPSFALVLRKLIEKGKVDVKDVALETGISPDTLTANINEAHMAHDVQHKIVNWLKAHVYTGAFQKSAIVSMDESGASAGSDTSPLSDSGLLDPVAVNVKSVPPRRRTINNIRILKDNKVICSSEGVTTSDGGGSIEKSLVCQPECENPGSSNKASVPDATDMNLTKSEDIFHEVQGNADDLYKSSLSVCVSEQNSTACLQNASMLSDPHIPAHSASEPPLPGFIKLEAISSYAHPYINKKLLQIRSGLPSENLMGLSGCRNSFVESSGANNCPSSENQQLICTDVSKPDPVKKLTEFYSEDELECDLIYFQHRLLQEAVAKKRLAENLVYNVAKSLPQEIDKTHQQRWDAVIASQYLRDLREAKKQGRKEKKHKEAQAVLAAATAAAASSTRVSSFRKDTIDESMQPENSLKLDALCGRTGPCSQPMPRAKETLSRVAVTRASSEKYSDFSLPRSDISKEQRKSCDICRRFENVLNPILVCSGCKVAVHSVCYRSVKETTGPWYCELCEDLLSRSSGPSAINSWEKPYFVAECALCGGTTGAFRKSSDGQWVHAFCAEWFFESTFRRGQIDAIEGMETVPKGVDICCICHRKHGVCMKCCYGHCLTTFHPSCARSAGLFIIMRTAGGKMQHKAYCEKHSSEQRAKAETQKHGVEELKSIKPIRVELERLRLLCERIVKREKIKRELVLCSHDILAFKRDHVARSVLVRSPFVLPDGSSESATTSLKATTEGYRSCSEARQRSDDVTVDSSVSAKHRVRVSVSIDTDPKLDDDCSTSQSHYNHKIPEKMQFSGKQIPRRASATSRNISEEDAWRSKSRKLQTNESFGKELVMTSDEASMKNSRLPKGYAYVPADCLSNDKQSNEDVYASGPGERDG
- the LOC11412638 gene encoding uncharacterized protein isoform X3, giving the protein MLSFICIFLLPAPMTGTGERCHRRNNMTEQKSSACPAAAPAGISTADLEIDYFSQARKVLSERSPFDVIEEPSTSAAVEVTLPSGLASLLNRNGDNKKRQKKLNSGGGGDKKKKKSSRANEKRGFNVWVETEEYFRDLNLNDIDTLLQAYTTTYSLVSNECFKIPHLDNGSRFSVVSSENEKKIFPLLNVVSNENENADEKNDVEEVNNENENGCLVIELSDVVELERALPNNDDKNYDDSENSVGLEWFLGSRDKVFLASERPSKKRKLLGGDAGLEKVKMNSPRDGDQPYCHYCGRGDSDTDSNRLVVCASCKVAVHRKCYGVQDDVDDSWLCSWCSKQKGDVDDSVNPCVLCSKKGGALKPVYSAVDGVGSSPFVHLYCCLWMPEVYIEDLKKMEPVMNVGGIKENRRKLMCNICKLRCGACVQCTHGSCRTPFHPLCAREARHRMEVWAKYGNDNIELRAFCSKHSDLQENRSILPLGGSIPVGSEFSEANDLPVKSEHSIKIGFGNGVLESDGNSDKLNHNDEPPNGGLSVGTISAQNMLVCGAAQPHNMGVAGRTNEKVDSSNSPSFALVLRKLIEKGKVDVKDVALETGISPDTLTANINEAHMAHDVQHKIVNWLKAHVYTGAFQKSAIVSMDESGASAGSDTSPLSDSGLLDPVAVNVKSVPPRRRTINNIRILKDNKVICSSEGVTTSDGGGSIEKSLVCQPECENPGSSNKASVPDATDMNLTKSEDIFHEVQGNADDLYKSSLSVCVSEQNSTACLQNASMLSDPHIPAHSASEPPLPGFIKLEAISSYAHPYINKKLLQIRSGLPSENLMAGLSGCRNSFVESSGANNCPSSENQQLICTDVSKPDPVKKLTEFYSEDELECDLIYFQHRLLQEAVAKKRLAENLVYNVAKSLPQEIDKTHQQRWDAVIASQYLRDLREAKKQGRKEKKHKEAQAVLAAATAAAASSTRVSSFRKDTIDESMQPENSLKLDALCGRTGPCSQPMPRAKETLSRVAVTRASSEKYSDFSLPRSDISKEQRKSCDICRRFENVLNPILVCSGCKVAVHSVCYRSVKETTGPWYCELCEDLLSRSSGPSAINSWEKPYFVAECALCGGTTGAFRKSSDGQWVHAFCAEWFFESTFRRGQIDAIEGMETVPKGVDICCICHRKHGVCMKCCYGHCLTTFHPSCARSAGLFIIMRTAGGKMQHKAYCEKHSSEQRAKAETQKHGVEELKSIKPIRVELERLRLLCERIVKREKIKRELVLCSHDILAFKRDHVARSVLVRSPFVLPDGSSESATTSLKATTEGYRSCSEARQRSDDVTVDSSVSAKHRVRVSVSIDTDPKLDDDCSTSQSHYNHKIPEKMQFSGKQIPRRASATSRNISEEDAWRSKSRKLQTNESFGKELVMTSDEASMKNSRLPKGYAYVPADCLSNDKQSNEDVYASGPGERDG